One Persicobacter psychrovividus DNA window includes the following coding sequences:
- a CDS encoding polysaccharide pyruvyl transferase family protein, which translates to MSYQKKIIDLKREISDNLNAVIDSDYIYLDLPYYNNIGDVLIWKGAKTYLETLPHKCLYESAIENFIAPNISEETIIIFQGGGNFGDLWRRHTAFVLDVIDKYPKNRVVIFPQTIYYQDESVLQQDALVMNRRGNVTICGRDRRTFDLLNKYFLNCNNLLVPDTAFFIDLNGLKVEVSKQSLTKSLLFKRNDSEKASFDFDLYLQDGDYDSHDWPSMERPIFRAKLMDYLLTGCRRLPFSFVKSITNWYANSVFFPAMLSEGVQFLSKYNYIYTTRLHGAILSILLSKEITFFDNSYGKNKGFYDTWLSGVSGIEFIDRSNVS; encoded by the coding sequence GTGAGCTACCAAAAGAAGATTATAGATTTAAAAAGGGAAATATCAGATAATTTAAATGCTGTAATTGATTCGGATTATATATATTTAGATTTACCTTATTATAATAATATAGGGGATGTGCTGATTTGGAAAGGAGCAAAGACCTACTTAGAGACACTGCCTCATAAGTGCCTTTATGAATCTGCAATTGAGAACTTTATAGCTCCAAATATCTCTGAGGAAACAATAATCATCTTTCAGGGTGGGGGTAATTTTGGAGATCTATGGCGCCGGCATACAGCTTTTGTGTTGGATGTGATAGATAAATACCCTAAGAATAGAGTGGTTATTTTTCCTCAAACCATCTATTATCAAGATGAGTCAGTCTTACAGCAAGATGCCTTGGTCATGAATCGAAGAGGTAATGTGACAATTTGTGGGCGTGATCGAAGAACTTTCGATTTATTAAATAAATACTTTTTAAATTGTAATAATCTTCTCGTACCCGATACGGCATTTTTTATTGATCTAAATGGGTTGAAAGTAGAGGTATCGAAGCAAAGTTTGACTAAGTCGCTTCTTTTCAAACGAAATGATTCTGAAAAAGCTTCATTTGATTTTGATTTGTACTTACAAGATGGTGACTATGATAGTCATGATTGGCCGTCTATGGAAAGGCCAATTTTTAGAGCTAAACTAATGGATTATTTGCTGACTGGCTGTCGTCGTCTTCCATTTTCTTTTGTTAAGAGTATTACAAATTGGTATGCAAATTCAGTGTTTTTTCCAGCCATGTTATCTGAGGGGGTTCAATTTCTTTCTAAGTATAATTATATATATACAACGAGATTGCATGGAGCAATTCTTTCAATTCTTCTGAGTAAAGAGATTACATTTTTTGATAATTCTTATGGGAAGAATAAAGGGTTTTATGATACTTGGTTAAGTGGGGTTAGTGGGATCGAATTTATTGATAGATCAAATGTTAGTTAG